One Vicia villosa cultivar HV-30 ecotype Madison, WI linkage group LG5, Vvil1.0, whole genome shotgun sequence genomic window, GCATTAATTCCAGCTTCAATTGAATATGTGTAGTTAGCATGAGGAGGTGAAGTTATCTTGTCAATTCCCTCCCAATCTGATATGACAAAACCCTGcaaaataaacacaaagattTAAGGATATACTGATAAACAAAATCATTTGATATATGAGAGAGATTTATGAAGAAAGGTATGTTACTCGAAAATGAAGTGTGTTCTTAAGAAATCGAGTGATTAAATCATAATTCGTATGCATTTTTTTCCCGTTCCAGCTTGAGTAAGAAACCATGATGGTTGAAACACCCTTGATAATTGAGTTATAGTAAGCTGGCATATGAATGCTAAGCAATTCATGTATGGTTGTAACAGTATTGTTTTCATTGATTCCTTTTGTTGTTCCACCATCACCAACATAGTGTTTTGCACAAGCTGCTACTTTCTTGTTTCCAGCAACATATGGAACACccttttttgaatttggagggaGGTCACCTTGCAATCCTGGAATGATCTCAGTCATAGCTTGAACAAGTTTATGATCTTCGCTATAACTTTCATAACATCTACCCCATCTTGGATCTCTACAAACCTATACAAAACATATACATTATAAGATAGAACATAAGATAGGACCAGTGTAGTAAGATGTTACGCAAGAGATTGTTTTCATTGCTAGCGTAGTTAAGATTGAgctttttaaagaaaaatcataaaaagaCATGTTGAGTATTTTTTTGGGcctgtattatgattttcatatttttgtgtatgtatgtatgtatgtatgaaaTTACTCTTTTTCCCTTCGGTAAGATATCCTACTTAACATCTCGTGCTTGACAATATTGTGTAGAAAAATATTGTCAAATAGTGGTTATAACCAAACTATAGCATTATAGCATAGGAGAATTGAAACAAATGACTATCTATGTGCGATTGACAAATAtgtaattttgattattttaattaccGCAATGCAAGGAGCAAAGACATATGGAATTCCAGTAGCTCTAGCTTCAAGAGCAGTTGCATCACCAATCCTCTTCACTAGTTGAGGATCCctattcaaagaaaaaaaatcatcaataagCATGAACAGGGACACATATACATTTTTTAAGAGGTGTTAGTGCTACCGAGAACAATACCAAATAAGTATAAGCATAATGGTTATTTAATTACCTTGTAGCTCCTAGACCAACATTGTGTGGAAAAATAGTAGCATTATAAACATTGTTATGACCATGAACAGCATCAACACCATATATCATTGGAATTCCAAGCCTAGTTGATAATGCACCTTTTTGAAACTCATTCACCATATCAACCCAATCATTTGCAGTAGCCTCCGCCTTTGGAACACTTCCACCACCACTTAGAACACTCCCTGCAATAATTTTTTCATGCAGTTATAGAAAATATTATAAACCTTGGCGTCGCAATTCACGATGAATAATCAgtagtttaaatattttttaaatcaaaaaacaaaaacttaCCAATGTAATACTTGTTCACCACATCAGCAGATGCAACCGTGCGCTCAATTTGAACCATTTGACCAATTTTTTCTTCCAAAGTCATTCTACCGACAAGATCCTTAATTCGAGTATTCAATGGTTGCTTTGGATCTTTGTATTTCAAATACTCAGCCTCTGCCATAACTATACAACACTGCAACAACATAAGCACCGCCAAAAATATTCTACCTTTCTCCATTTCTTCCTCTAAAAAATACTTCACAATAAGAATCACAACAACAACGTTAGTTTTGAATTTATTAAGATTTTTTAAATTTGACGATCAAATCAATTATGAACAATTTGTAAATATTCTTTTGAAATACACATTAGTAATGATCCGATTTTTCGTTGTTTTTTGGTTGAAGAGTAGATAAGCTTACCTTTTATAAAGATTTTACAAATatacattatttaatttataataaattaattactaTATTTAACAACCAACTAATCTCTCCAACTCAACACCTCAAAATCTAGATCATTCAATCTTAACAAATTATATATCTCCAACTCAACACCTCAAacaaatattttgaatcattaaaTCTTAACAAATTATAAATATAGATAATTTGTTAAGATTGAATgatattgaatattttttttgaGATGTTGAGTCGGAGAGATTAATTTGTTATTAAATATAGtacttaattaattataaaataaataatgtgtATTGTAAAA contains:
- the LOC131604502 gene encoding uncharacterized protein LOC131604502, which gives rise to MEKGRIFLAVLMLLQCCIVMAEAEYLKYKDPKQPLNTRIKDLVGRMTLEEKIGQMVQIERTVASADVVNKYYIGSVLSGGGSVPKAEATANDWVDMVNEFQKGALSTRLGIPMIYGVDAVHGHNNVYNATIFPHNVGLGATRDPQLVKRIGDATALEARATGIPYVFAPCIAVCRDPRWGRCYESYSEDHKLVQAMTEIIPGLQGDLPPNSKKGVPYVAGNKKVAACAKHYVGDGGTTKGINENNTVTTIHELLSIHMPAYYNSIIKGVSTIMVSYSSWNGKKMHTNYDLITRFLKNTLHFRGFVISDWEGIDKITSPPHANYTYSIEAGINAGIDMVMTSYNFTEFIDGLTLLVKNNVVPMTRIDDAVKRILRVKFVMGLFENPLADYSLSDQLGSQEHRELAREAVRKSLVLLKNGENADKPLLPLPKKASKILVSGSHADNLGYQCGGWTIQWQGLSGNNITSGTTILSAIKNTVDKDTEVVYQENPSLEYVKSNDFSYAIVVVGETPYAETNGDSLNLTISSNREETINNVCGGVKCVVVLITGRPVVMLPYVDIIEGLVAAWLPGSEGYGVTDVLFGDYGFSGKLARTWFKSVDQLPMNVGDSHYDPLFPFEFGLTTQGLKMT